Proteins from one Phycisphaerae bacterium genomic window:
- a CDS encoding ABC transporter permease, protein MLPFDYAVRNLGRSPRRTASMMAGTALVALIVLAAGGFVRGMRSSLTTSGRADNVILLGAGSEESAERSEIPVHAAGQAMASIGGLRRTGGVSHVSPEIQMAMLVSLSEGSADLPAVLRGITPAAFLVHDQVQIVDGRAPQAGRDEIIVGRLAATRLGVAAEELALGRTLWFGNRSWSIVGRFSAGGTVMDAEIWCPSTDLQIAARRDSLSCVVLTLDEAEFADVDTFCRRRLDLELVAIRERDYYAKLNAFYGPIRSMVWVTAGLIALGGLFGGLNTLYAAFAARVRELGMLQTLGFSRRAIVVSLVQEATVTTAVGSLVAAAVGAWCLDGLSVRFSMGAFGLRVDAAVMAMGLLAGLLLGVIGALPPAWRCLRLPIPDALRTA, encoded by the coding sequence TTGTTGCCGTTTGACTATGCCGTACGCAATTTGGGGCGTTCGCCGCGGCGGACCGCGTCGATGATGGCCGGTACGGCTCTGGTCGCGTTGATCGTGCTGGCCGCGGGGGGCTTTGTGCGCGGGATGCGGAGCAGTCTGACCACCAGTGGACGGGCCGACAACGTGATACTCCTTGGTGCCGGCAGTGAGGAAAGCGCCGAGCGCAGCGAGATACCGGTGCACGCAGCCGGCCAGGCGATGGCGAGCATCGGTGGTCTGCGTCGCACGGGCGGGGTTTCGCATGTCTCGCCGGAGATCCAGATGGCGATGTTGGTTTCCCTGTCCGAAGGCAGCGCGGATTTGCCGGCCGTGCTCCGTGGGATCACCCCTGCCGCCTTTTTGGTGCACGACCAGGTACAGATCGTCGACGGTCGGGCGCCACAAGCCGGCCGAGACGAGATCATCGTCGGCAGACTGGCGGCCACGCGACTCGGTGTTGCGGCCGAGGAACTGGCACTCGGCCGAACGCTGTGGTTTGGCAATCGCTCATGGTCGATCGTCGGGCGGTTCTCGGCCGGCGGAACGGTTATGGATGCCGAGATCTGGTGTCCATCGACTGATTTGCAGATTGCCGCTCGGCGGGATTCGCTCTCGTGCGTGGTCCTTACTCTGGATGAGGCCGAGTTCGCCGACGTCGATACCTTCTGCAGGCGGCGGTTAGATCTTGAGTTGGTCGCGATCCGCGAGCGTGATTACTACGCGAAGCTCAACGCGTTTTACGGGCCGATCCGCAGCATGGTCTGGGTGACGGCCGGCTTGATCGCCTTGGGCGGATTGTTCGGCGGGTTGAACACGCTCTATGCCGCCTTTGCCGCCCGGGTCCGCGAGTTGGGGATGCTGCAGACGCTGGGCTTCTCGCGGCGGGCGATCGTGGTGAGCCTGGTCCAAGAGGCGACGGTGACGACGGCGGTTGGTTCGCTGGTGGCGGCGGCGGTCGGGGCATGGTGTCTGGATGGGCTGTCCGTGCGATTCTCGATGGGTGCGTTTGGGCTGCGGGTGGACGCGGCGGTGATGGCCATGGGTTTGCTGGCGGGTTTGCTGCTGGGCGTCATCGGTGCGCTGCCGCCCGCCTGGCGATGTCTGCGTTTGCCGATCCCCGACGCGTTGCGCACGGCGTGA
- a CDS encoding HAMP domain-containing protein, protein MAAGVAWLARPDQWPGIVAMALVSLTVAWGVGYCITHHLRRRFHALRETTEAISRGDLDRHIEEIPHDEFLKLAESLDRLSGQLRATVGEQERLQERLTRTEKLALVGELAATVAHEINNPLDGLQNSVRIIRRNPENLEQTRQLLDLMEAGLYRIEMIVRRLLVMSRDEPVCLQDVPIDEVIEDAWQFVRPRMERHGVELVREPLERPLVVRADRTQLAQAITNLMLNAVDAMPAGGKLVVRHRGADDGGRVILEISDTGAGIDAVHLPHIFEPFYTTKPQGSGTGLGLAVVARIIDAHHGRIEVASEPGRGTRFRIELPGAPSSAPAAAKPEVVPVGNVTCRRQREDPGAGEVT, encoded by the coding sequence TTGGCGGCCGGTGTTGCCTGGCTGGCCCGACCCGACCAGTGGCCCGGCATCGTGGCGATGGCCCTGGTGAGTCTCACGGTGGCGTGGGGCGTCGGGTACTGCATCACGCATCATCTGCGGCGGCGGTTTCACGCGCTGCGCGAGACGACCGAGGCGATCAGCCGCGGGGATCTCGACCGCCACATCGAAGAGATTCCGCACGATGAGTTCCTGAAGCTGGCCGAGTCGCTCGACCGGCTCTCCGGGCAGTTGCGGGCTACCGTGGGCGAACAGGAGCGGCTGCAGGAACGGCTGACGCGGACGGAGAAGCTGGCCCTGGTCGGTGAGTTGGCGGCGACGGTGGCCCACGAGATCAATAACCCGCTGGACGGCCTGCAGAACAGCGTGCGGATCATCAGGCGGAATCCGGAGAACCTGGAGCAGACGCGGCAACTGCTGGATCTGATGGAGGCGGGCCTGTATCGCATCGAGATGATCGTGCGACGCCTGCTGGTCATGTCGCGGGATGAGCCGGTGTGTTTGCAGGATGTGCCGATCGACGAGGTGATCGAGGACGCGTGGCAGTTTGTGCGTCCGCGCATGGAGCGACACGGCGTCGAGCTGGTCAGAGAGCCGCTCGAACGCCCGCTCGTTGTTCGAGCCGACCGGACCCAGCTTGCCCAGGCGATCACCAACCTGATGCTCAACGCCGTCGACGCCATGCCCGCGGGCGGCAAGCTGGTGGTTCGTCACCGCGGGGCGGACGACGGCGGCCGGGTGATTCTGGAGATCAGCGACACGGGAGCGGGCATCGACGCGGTTCACTTGCCGCATATCTTCGAGCCGTTCTACACAACCAAACCCCAGGGCAGCGGCACCGGCCTGGGCCTCGCCGTCGTGGCCCGCATCATCGACGCCCACCACGGCCGCATCGAGGTCGCCAGCGAGCCCGGCCGCGGCACACGCTTCCGCATCGAACTGCCGGGCGCCCCCTCCTCCGCCCCGGCCGCCGCGAAGCCCGAAGTGGTACCTGTCGGGAACGTCACTTGCCGTCGGCAGCGTGAAGATCCTGGAGCGGGAGAGGTGACATGA